TCTGAGGAGCCGCATCTCACGACACATATGGGCTGATTGAGGAGACATCCTGCACATGAGCAACAGTCTTCTTCCGGTGGGCCAACTCTCGCCGGGGCACGACCTCAACGGGTATATCCGGGCGGTAAGTGGCATTCCCATGCTCTCCTCCGACGAGGAGCGTGAGCTGGCCTTCCGGCTGCATGACGAGGGCGATCTGGAGGCGGCACGCCGCCTGGTGCTGTCGCACCTGCGTTTCGTCGTGCATATCGCCCGCAGCTACTCCGGCTATGGCCTGCCCCAGGCAGACCTGATCCAGGAGGGCAACGTCGGCCTGATGAAGGCGGTCAAGCGCTTCGACCCGAACCAGGGCGTGCGGCTGGTCTCCTTCGCCGTGCACTGGATCAAGGCCGAAATCCACGAGTTCGTGCTGCGTAACTGGCGTATCGTGAAGATCGCCACCACCAAGGCCCAGCGCAAGCTGTTCTTCAACCTGCGCAGCGCCAAGAAGCGCCTGGCCTGGCTCAACAGCGATGAGGTCGAGGCGATCGCCAAAGACCTCGACGTCAAGCCCGAGGTGGTGCGCGAGATGGAGGGCAGGCTCTCCTCCCACGACGCCGGCTTCGACGCGGCTCCCGGCGAGGACGACGAGAGCAGCTGGCAGGCGCCGGTGCACTACCTGGATGACGCCTCCGCCGATCCGGCCACCCTGCTCGAGGCGAGTGACTGGGAAGGCGACTCCACCCGACGGCTGCAGCTGGCAATGGAGGCCCTCGACGAGCGCTCCCGGGACATCCTGCAGCGCCGCTGGCTCAGCGAGCCCAAGGCGACTCTGCACGAGCTGGCCGATGTCTACGGCGTTTCCGCCGAGCGCATCCGCCAGCTCGAGAAGAACGCCATGAAGAAGATCAAGCAGCAGATCGGCGACGCCCTGGTGGCATGATCCACGGCAGGGCGCCTGGTGTCTGGCGTGGGCGGCTGGGCCCGCCATGAAGTACCGAGGAGCAAGCTGCAAGGGAACCCCTTGGCTTGCTCCTTCTGGTTCAGGCTAGCCTGACTTGCTCCTTGCTCCTTGCTCCTTGCTCCTTGCTCCTTGCTCCTTGCTCCTTGCTCCTTGCTCCTTGCTCCTTGCTCCTTGCTCCTTGCTCCTTGCTCCTGTCAGGCCGGCTGCGGGCTCTCCCTGAGCAACTGCGCCGAGAGCAGCCCCCACTGCGCTTCCCAATGTTCCGTAGGGCGGCGACGGAAGTCGCTCCTCACGTACTGGCTGATGCGTCCCTCGGCGGTGGCCAGCAGCAGGTTGGCGGCGGCGGAGGCGGGCAGGCTGGG
The Halomonas sp. H10-9-1 DNA segment above includes these coding regions:
- the rpoH gene encoding RNA polymerase sigma factor RpoH translates to MSNSLLPVGQLSPGHDLNGYIRAVSGIPMLSSDEERELAFRLHDEGDLEAARRLVLSHLRFVVHIARSYSGYGLPQADLIQEGNVGLMKAVKRFDPNQGVRLVSFAVHWIKAEIHEFVLRNWRIVKIATTKAQRKLFFNLRSAKKRLAWLNSDEVEAIAKDLDVKPEVVREMEGRLSSHDAGFDAAPGEDDESSWQAPVHYLDDASADPATLLEASDWEGDSTRRLQLAMEALDERSRDILQRRWLSEPKATLHELADVYGVSAERIRQLEKNAMKKIKQQIGDALVA